A window of the Cheilinus undulatus linkage group 21, ASM1832078v1, whole genome shotgun sequence genome harbors these coding sequences:
- the LOC121503986 gene encoding myosin phosphatase Rho-interacting protein-like isoform X3 has protein sequence MSTDRATSPCNKFQANIFNKSKCQNCFKPRELHLLNDLDMEQVKPVYGGWLCLAPEGTDFENPIQRSRKWQRRFFILYEDGRLSFALDELPSTLPQGTTNLNLCSEVSDAETKTGQKNALCITTPQQEVFIRGDSKEIINGWSDQLAVFLRTNKQNQKKKRKVEPVTSQEPSPAKMAATDQSFLSSESPAESRSVTENHGIIQGDRSPSLSPVCSDPGLLCDQDCSLDLLSCRNMDADRNNNKDQDRMLERKQLGGSAERLQGLDEQEDGSKWSRREGRTNKREKLQSCGDINQLCTPQPQRRTRSLDRRTTDTVITPDLLNFKKGWLVKLDENEQSKKYWFVLSTNSLRFYRDSLAEESSELEGEIKLMKCFKVSEFEVQRNYGFQIHTPDGVFTLSAMTAGIRRSWIQALMRNVHPVNTPDVTSLPGLQLSPELLLRPDLTLDSSSAQRDAEVKHISVKQRRREGRYRTFDWAGFKSQDSDSQSKPSQEPTPQITDYVSSEDRRRSREERRRRYESMLGFSPSPGSQQRVEEEMEDYWRKVETIFFRPENCVPVFTEGKDSEELLDQYRLSVDDLKAQLEESERLRLKLEDQLRAVTSNQLEPPLKSDADCSPAEIQEKPSNIQTETLTERTESSQEQNIIRQEHPPLTPSILLHDSDGNLKEVLHTDTTPLSSSSSSPPPTAEGMTAEALLAVESTILQADQDEPGQNNHNGSSITDQPEETDDPSLSLCVEHHLPPDQEVLRRLTQEVQLLISEKEALNQRNQELLHQLTEASFEIERLRAELNTRLSETQHSPDEEPCHLKDEEEKLEGSWVEDLQVELSLRSQELLEAQSLISSLEESLRETGELLQLNNTAEKEEELKEDSKRKEDGHLCLEEKMQLNQSEQSCEELETGLKEAKELHHLSAEGAESYPREQSQNDEEGSRVLGSDEKIQRVMEGMGMRMKALDKLLEMMDEVDISLSGEEEEELTMKSQLEKEEQFLSSVISKLESNHSEETLLREVMERMMVEKQMLLVGLSLIPETDSCSEEEGNVLTHLDCFWKKDENKRLEIKDFKDIIQMKISLLNLLTSSITSSTLDRLKLVADRLSDSSTSDSLWFGLIISAADEALSCYLQSRFELRENIQPLPITSALCPNCVDVMKENQELTEKLSNREEEEPPSLKEHVDSSCQTEETQTRDSYTELQVEFEENNDRTAQEECVEVFPLCDDDDDDDDDDKSMEEKKEREEYQETEWHSETDEFLLLRGRVKELEEQLSIMEEMRARFDGKLSSVQTQHEREMEKLKATCKLGMASMEEAHLKVVEELQRRHQQEVERLLMERDKLLEEESAATATAIEAIKSAHRMELQREEQRRRQCENNSGNAHLEEIYRRHREELASCHRELQVLSQQFTLRCLEVGHLVQALEAERKALSVCQQENQHLRTRNQELSAHLAAEISRLCSQVKQDDLQLGQRMDVYEMEITLRVKESEVQSLKQETTSLKDELQTAQRPTGPLQSSLSGNSVKSLAQ, from the exons ATGTCGACCGACAGGGCGACGAGCCCGTGCAACAAATTCCAAGcgaatatttttaacaaaagtaaatGTCAGAACTGCTTCAAACCCCGAGAGCTTCATCTGCTGAACGACCTGGACATGGAGCAG GTAAAGCCAGTGTATGGAGGCTGGCTGTGTTTGGCTCCTGAAGGGACAGACTTTGAAAACCCCATACAGAGGTCCAGG AAATGGCAGCGACGCTTCTTCATCCTATATGAAGATGGAAGACTGAGCTTTGCACTGGATGAACTG CCCAGCACTCTTCCTCAGGGGACCACAAACCTGAATCTGTGCTCTGAAGTCAGCGATGCTGAAACAAAGACGGGTCAGAAGAATGCTCTGTGCATCACCACACCACAACAGGAAGTCTTTATCAGAGGAGACAGTAAAGAGATCATTAATGG GTGGAGTGATCAACTGGCTGTGTTTCTGCGCACCAACAAACAGAACCAGAAGAAGAAACGTAAAGTGGAGCCTGTAACCTCCCAG GAGCCGAGTCCAGCAAAGATGGCTGCCACAGATCAAAGTTTTCTGTCCTCAGAGAGTCCTGCAGAGTCCAGATCAG TCACGGAAAATCACGGAATCATTCAAG GTGACCGCTCTCCCAGTCTGAGTCCCGTTTGCAGTGACCCAGGACTTTTGTGTGATCAGGACTGTTCACTGGACCTGCTGAGCTGCAGAAACATGGATGCTGACAGGAACAACAACAAGGACCAGGACAGAATGCTAGAGAGAAAACA GCTTGGTGGCTCTGCAGAAAGGCTGCAGGGACTGGATGAGCAGGAAGATGGGAGCAAGTGGAGCAGGAGAGAAGGTCGTACCAACAAACGAGAG AAACTCCAGTCCTGTGGAGACATCAACCAGCTCTGTACCCCCCAACCTCAGAGGAGGACCAGGTCTCTGGATCGCAGGACGACTGATACGGTCATCACG CCAGATTTATTGAACTTTAAGAAAGGCTGGCTGGTCAAACTGGATGAAAATGAGCAG TCAAAAAAATATTGGTTTGTCCTCTCAACAAACAGTCTGAGATTCTACAGGGACTCATTAGCCGAGGAG TCTTCTGAACTTGAAGGAGAAATCAAGCTgatgaagtgttttaaagtaTCTGAGTTTGAGGTTCAGAGAAACTATGGCTTCCAGATCCAT ACTCCAGACGGTGTTTTCACACTGTCGGCCATGACAGCTGGGATCCGCAGGAGCTGGATTCAGGCTTTGATGAGAAATGTTCATCCTGTTAACACCCCCGATGTCACCAG TTTACCAGGACTCCAGCTCTCACCTGAGCTCCTCCTCAGACCAGACCTGACTCTGGACTCCTCATCGGCACAGAGAGATGCTGAGGTCAAACACATCAGTGTGAAGCAGAGACGAAGAGAGGGACGATACAGAACCTTCGACTGGGCTGGGTTTAAGTCTCAGGACTCGGACTCTCAGAGTAAACCAAGTCAGGAACCGACCCCTCAGATAACAGACTATGTGAGCTCTGAAGATAGGAGGAGGagtagagaggagagaagacGGAGATATGAAAGCATGCTGGGCTTCTCTCCGAGTCCAGGGTCCCAACAGagggtagaggaggagatggaggattACTGGAGAAAGGTGGAGACAATTTTCTTCAGACCAGAGAACTGTGTCCCTGTTTTTACTGAGGGCAAAGACTCTGAGGAGCTGCTGGATCAATACAGGCTCTCG GTGGATGATCTGAAGGCTCAGCTGGAAGAGTCGGAACGTCTCAGACTGAAACTGGAGGATCAGCTGAGAGCAGTAACCAGCAATCAG CTGGAACCTCCTCTTAAATCTGATGCAGATTGCTCTCCAGCAGAAATACAGGAAAAGCCGTCAAACAttcaaacagaaacactgacagAAAGAACGGAGAGCTCACAGGAGCAGAACATCATCAGACAGGAACATCCTCCTTTAACACCGAGCATCCTGCTGCACGACTCTGATGGGAACCTGAAGGAGGTTCTTCATACAGACACCACAcctttatcatcatcatcatcctcaccCCCCCCAACAGCAGAAGGAATGACTGCAGAAGCTCTCCTAGCCGTAGAATCAACAATCCTGCAGGCTGATCAGGATGAGCCGGGTCAAAACAACCATAATGGATCATCAATTACTGATCAGCCTGAAGAGACTGATGACCCTTCTCTGAGCCTTTGTGTGGAGCATCACCTTCCTCCAGACCAGGAGGTGCTAAGGCGGCTCACACAGGAGGTGCAGCTCCTTATTAGTGAGAAGGAGGCGCTGAACCAGAGGAATCAAGAGCTGCTGCACCAGCTGACAGAGGCCAGCTTTGAGATTGAGCGTCTGAGGGCAGAACTCAACACAAGGCTCTCTGAAACACAACACTCACCTGATGAAGAGCCCTGCCACCttaaagatgaagaggagaagCTGGAGGGGTCTTGGGTGGAGGATCTGCAGGTGGAGCTCAGTCTGAGGAGCCAGGAACTTCTTGAGGCTCAGAGTCTGATCTCCTCACTGGAGGAGAGCCTGAGGGAAACAGGTGAGCTTCTGCAGCTGAACAACAcggcagaaaaagaggaggaactTAAGGAAGACAGCAAGAGGAAAGAGGATGGACATCTGTGTTTGGAGGAAAAAATGCAGCTGAACCAATCAGAACAAAGCTGTGAAGAGCTAGAAACTGGATTGAAGGAGGCGAAAGAACTTCACCATCTATCAGCTGAAGGGGCAGAGTCTTATCCCAGGGAGCAGAGTCAAAATGATGAAGAGGGCAGCAGAGTTTTAGGTTCTGATGAAAAGATCCAGAGAGTAATGGAGGGGATGGGGATGAGAATGAAGGCTTTGGATAAACTCCTGGAGATGATGGATGAAGTAGATATCAGTCTGagtggggaggaggaggaggagctgacgATGAAGAGCCAGCTGGAGAAGGAGGAGCAGTTCTTGAGTTCAGTGATCAGCAAACTGGAATCAAATCACTCTGAAGAGACGCTCCTCAGGGAGGTGATGGAGAGGATGATGGTGGAAAAACAGATGCTGCTTGTAGGGCTCAGTCTAATTCCTGAAACAGATTCATGCTCAGAGGAAGAGGGAAACGTTTTAACACATCTGGATTGTTTCTGGAAAAAAGACGAAAACAAGAGATTAgagattaaagattttaaagacaTCATACAGATGAAAATTTCTTTACTGAACCTCCTTACCTCCTCTATCACCTCCTCCACACTGGACAGACTCAAGCTGGTTGCAGATAGACTGTCAGACTCTTCCACGTCAGATTCTTTGTGGTTTGGTCTTATTATCTCTGCAGCCGATGAAGCTCTCTCCTGCTACCTTCAGTCTCGATTTGAACTCAGAGAAAACATACAACCTCTGCCCATTACTTCAGCTCTCTGTCCAAACTGTGTTGATGTTATGAAAGAAAACCAGGAGTTGACAGAAAAGCTGTccaacagagaggaagaagagccaCCATCACTAAAAGAACATGTGGACTCAAGTTGTCAGACAGAAGAGACTCAAACACGGGACTCTTACACTGAGTTACAAGTTGAATTTGAGGAAAATAATGATCGGACAGCACAGGAGGAGTGTGTTGAAGTCTTTCCTttgtgtgatgatgatgatgatgatgatgatgatgataagagcatggaggagaaaaaggaaagagaagaaTACCAGGAAACAGAGTGGCACTCAGAGACAGATGAGTTTTTACTCCTTAGAGGACGAGTGAAGGAGCTGGAGGAACAGCTGTCCATCATGGAGGAAATGAGAGCAAGGTTTGATGGGAAACTGAGTTCTGTTCAGACACAAcatgagagagagatggagaagcTGAAG GCTACCTGCAAGCTTGGTATGGCCTCCATGGAGGAGGCTCACCTTAAGGTGGTGGAGGAGCTGCAGCGTCGACACCAACAGGAAGTGGAGCGTCTCCTGATGGAGCGAGACAAACTGCTGGAGGAGGAGAGCGCTGCCACGGCAACTG CAATTGAGGCAATAAAAAGTGCCCACCGCATGGAGCTGcagagggaggagcagaggagacGTCAGTGTGAGAACAACTCGGGTAACGCTCACCTGGAGGAGATTTACAGACGGCACAG GGAGGAGCTGGCCTCCTGTCACAGGGAGCTGCAGGTTCTCTCTCAGCAGTTCACTCTGAGGTGTTTGGAGGTCGGCCATCTCGTTCAGGCTCTGGAGGCAGAGAGGAAGGCTCTCAGTGTGTGTCAGCAGGAGAATCAGCACCTGAGGACCAGGAACCAG GAGCTTAGCGCTCACCTGGCTGCAGAGATCAGCAGACTGTGTTCTCAGGTGAAGCAGGATGACCTGCAGCTTGGTCAGAGGATGGACGTATACGAGATGGAG atcACGTTGAGAGTGAAGGAGTCTGAAGTTCAGAGTCTGAAACAGGAGACAACATCCCTGAAGGACGAGCTTCAGACAGCTCAGAGG CCAACTGGACCCTTACAAAGTAGCCTGTCAGGAAATTCAGTGAAGAGTCTGGCACAGTAA